The proteins below come from a single Candidatus Eisenbacteria bacterium genomic window:
- a CDS encoding sigma-70 family RNA polymerase sigma factor, whose amino-acid sequence MQQETPAGHPSLDSPATSQGPLWPKRLEQLSRTLRHPQNNSQQDRDREAAWFLLNASISKYLRIHLSRLGKASPEDLEDIASQKSLDLLRRIESGSWEMTGRTDGEIMGFLSKAARNGLLDHLREKRRRIEPVDEDRPEWDVGPDTLENAVRTMSPIDPPDIQVERNEFAAALRECAEQLSDRSRKIWFFRVFCGLSSREIACHPEVSLKASHVDVLLQRTRIMIRDCMRQKGHHPQEIPPGTFVELWKAFRLEEILNPGVGE is encoded by the coding sequence GTGCAACAAGAAACTCCAGCGGGTCATCCATCATTGGATTCACCCGCCACATCCCAGGGACCGCTTTGGCCCAAACGCCTGGAGCAGCTCTCCCGGACGCTGCGGCATCCCCAAAATAATTCTCAACAAGATCGGGATCGGGAGGCGGCATGGTTTCTTCTTAATGCCTCTATTTCCAAATACTTACGTATCCATCTCTCCCGCTTGGGAAAAGCCTCGCCTGAGGATCTGGAAGATATCGCCTCACAAAAATCGTTAGATTTGCTCCGCAGAATCGAATCAGGGTCATGGGAGATGACGGGCAGGACCGATGGCGAAATCATGGGATTCCTGTCAAAGGCGGCCCGCAACGGCTTGTTGGATCATCTCCGTGAGAAGCGACGCCGGATTGAACCGGTGGATGAAGATCGTCCTGAATGGGATGTGGGACCCGATACCCTGGAGAATGCGGTTAGGACAATGAGCCCGATAGATCCCCCCGACATTCAAGTAGAGCGAAACGAATTCGCGGCTGCGCTGCGGGAATGCGCCGAGCAATTAAGCGATCGTTCCCGCAAGATCTGGTTTTTCCGGGTCTTTTGCGGACTGTCGAGCCGGGAGATTGCCTGCCATCCGGAGGTGTCGCTCAAGGCGAGCCATGTCGATGTCCTATTACAAAGGACCCGCATAATGATTCGGGATTGTATGCGACAGAAAGGTCATCATCCCCAGGAAATTCCGCCGGGGACATTTGTGGAATTATGGAAAGCATTCCGGCTTGAAGAGATCTTGAATCCGGGAGTTGGAGAGTGA